One segment of Etheostoma cragini isolate CJK2018 chromosome 23, CSU_Ecrag_1.0, whole genome shotgun sequence DNA contains the following:
- the lrguk gene encoding leucine-rich repeat and guanylate kinase domain-containing protein isoform X3 — MKETTSQQFSSASPTYFSPGSLNDVPFAEASDCGELTLEENKDMEVKQLTLHKRSGEVKQHSKKDGVLTAEVVSSCMSNLGRVGTGLQHLYHQLSLPSHDLSDISVLCNYVHLQKLELPHNKIKDLSCVSHMPYLVILDASHNDISSFFGFQPPKNLKEVNFSHNCITKMKDLSAFSSLSHLDLGYNCLSEISGLEQCCKLTHLSLAHNRLSRISGLDSPVLLTHLCLRGNQLKRIEGLENLKSLQVLDLSLNHIASLSGLQNLRQLGSINLEKNLISEVQECKHIHDLFLLRDLNLLGNSIQEQPDYRLAVIFLLQHLTVLDQAEVTAEEKVASVNKYDPPLDVLAARDHMTHLVYQLMQPQVLYESSTMPNADSPYPMLVLTGPPGCGKRELAHRLCQELSDYFAISHTTRGPYSREVHGIDYHFINEEDFQSMIKMGKFIQTMQYGGHSYGLTRDAIEDVAREGLACCVHMELEGVFSLKNTYFEPRYILLIPIQVEKYMDHLKSHGLYTPAQIDMAKSRIELYANTNRQRLGFFDNVIPCDDWDKAYQTLRQVVKEYLLLDEEGENNHRGSLDNSSTGNEPEEKLASPPLPRSGSSTLASLSATALDPSDPSYRNYFTKIHEELSPQKSPAELASIRRREQLVREAVVGKSPGVYSQLFKSSAQTAPSSLQKPNTHLSEDNSNSDESRASSATGLSGSVEPFDMSVQGHTLEALKGQTPEAHFPGTDQLAVAVSPSSDRRPGSDIKPILPPIPAGRKTPASPSPAPSP, encoded by the exons ATGAAGGAAACAACGAGTCAACAATTTTCCTCAGCCTCGCCTACCTACTTTTCCCCAGGGTCCCTCAATGACGTTCCTTTTGCAGAGGCTTCCGACTGCGGTGAGCTAACgttagaagaaaacaaagacatggaG GTAAAACAGCTAACCTTGCACAAGAGGTCTGGGGAagtaaaacaacacagcaaG AAGGATGGTGTTTTAACTGCTGAGGTTGTCTCCAGCTGTATGTCCAACCTTGGACGTGTTGGCACTGGGCTGCAACATTTGTACCACCAGCTTTCCTTGCCT aGTCATGATCTCAGTGACATCTCTGTTTTATGCAATTATGTCCATCTTCAAAAGCTGGAACTGCCGCACAACAAAATTAAAG ATTTATCCTGCGTGAGCCACATGCCCTACCTCGTCATCCTGGATGCTTCTCACAATGACATCTCCAGCTTCTTTGGGTTCCAGCCACCCAAGAACCTAAAA gaggTCAATTTCTCCCACAACTGTATAACAAAAATGAAGGATTTGTCAGCCTTTTCATCTCTTAGTCATTTGGATCTGGGTT ACAACTGTCTCAGTGAGATCAGTGGCCTTGAGCAATGTTGCAAGCTCACCCATCTCAGCCTGGCACACAACAGGCTCTCTAGGATCAGCGGCCTGGACAGTCCTGTGCTTCTCACACACCTTTGCCTT AGGGGGAACCAGCTGAAAAGGATTGAAGGGTTGGAGAATCTGAAGAGTCTGCAGGTTCTCGACTTGTCTCTGAACCACATAGCCAGTCTTTCTGGCCTCCAGAATCTCCGCCAACTGGGCTCCATAAATCTGGAGAAAAACCTG ATCAGTGAAGTACAGGAGTGCAAACACATTCATGATCTGTTCCTGTTGAGGGACCTCAACCTGCTGGGAAACTCCATACAG GAGCAACCTGATTACAGACTCGCAGTTATTTTCCTCCTGCAACATCTGACTGTGCTGGACCAAGCTGAAGTTACTGCAGAAGAAAAG GTGGCATCAGTAAACAAGTATGACCCTCCTTTGGATGTGTTGGCTGCCAGGGATCATATGACCCACCTGGTATATCAGCTGATGCAGCCTCAGGTGCTCTATGAGAG CAGTACTATGCCCAATGCAGACTCTCCATATCCCATGCTGGTTCTGACCGGTCCACCAGGCTGTGGGAAGCGGGAGCTGGCTCACAGGCTGTGTCAGGAGTTGAGCGACTACTTTGC aaTCTCTCACACCACTAGGGGGCCCTACTCCAGAGAGGTGCATGGAATTGATTACCATTTCATCAATGAGGAAGATTTTCAGAGCATGATTAAAATG GGTAAGTTTATCCAGACCATGCAGTACGGGGGTCACAGCTATGGTCTGACCAGAGATGCCATAGAGGATGTAGCCAGAGAAGGACTAGCCTGCTGTGTGCATATGGAGCTAGAG GGTGTGTTCAGTCTGAAGAACACCTACTTTGAGCCTCGATACATCCTGCTCATCCCCATCCAGGTGGAGAAGTACATGGACCACCTGAAAAGCCATGGTCTCTATACCCCAGCACAGATCGACATGGCAAAGTCACGTATAGAGCTCTACGCCAATACCAACAGGCAACGACTTGGATTCTTCGATAATGTTATTCCCTGTG aTGACTGGGATAAAGCCTATCAGACACTGAGGCAGGTAGTTAAGGAGTACCTTTTGCTAGACGAAGAAGGAGAAAACAACCACAGAGGATCCCTTGACAACAGCTCCActg GAAACGAGCCAGAGGAGAAGCTAGCTTCACCACCCCTGCCGAGGTCAGGATCCAGCACACTGGCCTCACTCTCTGCCACAGCTCTTGACCCCTCAGATCCCTCCTACAGAAACTATTTTACCAAGATCCATGAAGAGCTCAGCCCTCAGAAGAGCCCCGCT GAGCTAGCTTCCATCAGGAGGCGTGAGCAGCTGGTGAGAGAGGCAGTAGTGGGGAAGAGTCCAGGGGTCTACAGCCAGCTCTTTAAAAG CTCTGCTCAAACAGCCCCATCATCACTGCAGAAGCCTAATACTCATTTAAGTGAGGACAACag CAACTCGGATGAGTCTCGCGCCAGTTCAGCCACGGGCTTGTCTGGTTCAGTGGAGCCGTTTGATATGTCTGTGCAGGGACACACTTTGGAAGCGCTAAAAG GCCAAACTCCTGAAGCCCACTTTCCAGGCACAGACCAGCTAGCTGTGGCCGTGTCTCCCTCCTCTGATAGACGTCCGGGATCCGACATTAAGCCCATTCTGCCACCAATCCCCGCTGGGCGCAAGACCCCTGCATCGCCTAGCCCGGCTCCTTCACCCTGA